The following DNA comes from Cyanobacteria bacterium QS_8_64_29.
GCCGTGATGCTGCGCGCGGTGCGCAGCGTTGCCGCGGGCGATTGGGGCAGCCTCGCTAGCTGGAATGCCTGGCTCTCGGCCAGCTGGGAAACGCCAGAACGGCGGCAGCAAAGCTGGCAGATGGGGCGCTCGCTGCAGCGCCTGTTTGGTTCGCTTGTACCCAGCGCCCAGCCAGTGCTGGCGGCAGCGGGCGAGCCGTGCAATTACGCGATCGCGTTTGGGACGGCCGCTGCTTGCTGGAACATCGAGTCTCAAGCAGCTACCTTGGGGTACCTGCGCAGCTGGGCAGCCAACAGCATTGCCGCCGCCACCCGGCTAGCGCTGCTCGGGCAAACTGCCGGCCAGCAGATCCAGCTCGCCCTGCAGCCAACGCTCATCGAGACCCAACAAACGGTGACAAAGCTCGCCGACGATGACCTCGAGAGCTGCAGCTGGGGCACGGCGATGGCTGAGCTGGCGCACGAGCGCCTG
Coding sequences within:
- a CDS encoding urease accessory protein UreF; its protein translation is MDPSERELAASWQLLRLLQLADSALPVGAYSYSEGLEAAIAQQVITDSEALQAWLVQALRCGTIRLEAAVMLRAVRSVAAGDWGSLASWNAWLSASWETPERRQQSWQMGRSLQRLFGSLVPSAQPVLAAAGEPCNYAIAFGTAAACWNIESQAATLGYLRSWAANSIAAATRLALLGQTAGQQIQLALQPTLIETQQTVTKLADDDLESCSWGTAMAELAHERLRVRLFRS